In the genome of Massilibacillus massiliensis, one region contains:
- a CDS encoding C40 family peptidase, translating to MNSQPIRLRKFILFLILTTFITLLTTMNTTHAAVLLKMNAKGSSVTTLQQRLTALNYITTIDGVFGIETHRAVIAFQRDNQLRPTGIVDTKTWNSIKNQQPSLNKTNKKDAPKKHAPDPIPSIELNQKTSPTAATIIRTAQKYTGTPYVFGGTTPKGFDCSGYLQYIFAQHGIKIPRAADEQYKIGTTIARNKLIAGDLVFFTTDTKEISHCGLYIGNGKFIHASSSKGVRIDELNNSYWKTRFAGAKRILK from the coding sequence ATGAATTCCCAACCTATAAGATTACGTAAATTTATTCTCTTCTTAATCTTAACTACTTTTATCACGCTTCTTACTACAATGAATACTACCCATGCCGCAGTTTTGCTTAAAATGAATGCAAAAGGCAGTTCTGTAACTACGCTTCAACAGCGTTTAACCGCTTTAAATTACATTACCACAATCGATGGAGTATTCGGCATAGAAACACATCGTGCCGTTATTGCCTTTCAACGTGACAACCAGCTTAGACCAACAGGTATTGTAGATACAAAAACGTGGAATTCGATCAAAAACCAGCAACCTTCTTTAAATAAAACCAATAAAAAAGATGCTCCAAAAAAGCATGCTCCAGATCCAATCCCATCCATTGAATTAAATCAAAAAACCTCACCAACCGCTGCCACCATCATCCGTACTGCTCAAAAATATACTGGAACTCCCTATGTTTTTGGAGGCACAACCCCCAAGGGTTTCGATTGTTCAGGTTACTTACAATACATATTTGCCCAGCATGGCATAAAAATACCCCGTGCCGCTGATGAGCAATATAAAATTGGAACAACAATCGCACGAAATAAACTTATTGCCGGAGATCTTGTTTTCTTCACCACGGACACGAAAGAGATTTCTCACTGTGGATTATATATAGGCAATGGAAAATTCATTCATGCCTCCTCTAGCAAAGGCGTCCGTATTGATGAATTAAATAATTCTTATTGGAAAACACGTTTTGCTGGTGCAAAACGAATTCTAAAATAA
- a CDS encoding IS4 family transposase — translation MTDEDIDNLLKKHEYIDIARKFTVSALLDFFTNAAVNQWKSFRHGADVASDFGLRISDYSTISKKAKDVPFEIFKDLFALACSRCNRNIRRKLNFPKELLLVDSTTITVGKTRLLWAPYHGERAGVKLHTALNLATGIPKKVVETTGLQHDSPVLDELLDNTCIIVADRAYFQIDRSDTFLEEKQHFVIRLKTNVEISKKKTLKRTFNSNSNVINDYTCQLGTAQKRSVRRHRIVEFTDYESKLIRVVTNLYHVSAEMVANIYKARWGVELFFRWIKQNLNVPRLFGTTKNAVYNQLYSALLAYIILKFTYTTITKKIIDKPLSLLGFTRRLLENTLPLEWHFYIQQFCHTLLLL, via the coding sequence ATTACAGATGAAGATATTGATAACTTACTCAAAAAGCATGAGTATATTGATATAGCACGTAAATTCACAGTATCGGCATTACTAGATTTTTTCACCAATGCAGCCGTTAACCAATGGAAAAGTTTCCGACATGGTGCTGATGTTGCCTCTGATTTTGGATTGCGAATTAGCGATTATTCTACTATTTCAAAAAAAGCTAAAGATGTTCCTTTTGAGATTTTTAAAGATTTATTTGCTCTTGCCTGCTCTCGCTGTAATAGAAACATCCGACGTAAATTAAACTTTCCGAAAGAATTGCTGTTAGTTGATTCAACCACCATAACTGTTGGCAAAACGCGTTTGCTATGGGCACCTTATCATGGTGAACGTGCAGGAGTTAAACTTCACACAGCTTTGAACTTAGCTACTGGAATCCCCAAAAAAGTTGTAGAAACGACCGGTTTACAACATGATAGCCCTGTTCTTGATGAGCTCCTTGATAATACATGCATTATTGTTGCTGACCGAGCGTACTTTCAAATTGATCGTTCCGATACATTCTTAGAAGAGAAACAACATTTTGTAATTCGATTAAAAACAAATGTTGAAATTTCAAAAAAGAAAACCTTAAAACGCACTTTTAATAGCAATTCTAACGTTATCAATGACTACACTTGTCAATTGGGAACGGCGCAAAAACGCTCTGTACGTAGACATCGAATTGTTGAATTTACTGATTATGAAAGTAAATTAATTCGAGTGGTTACTAATTTATATCATGTATCAGCAGAAATGGTAGCAAATATATATAAGGCTCGCTGGGGAGTAGAACTATTTTTTCGCTGGATAAAGCAAAATCTTAATGTCCCAAGATTGTTTGGAACCACGAAAAATGCAGTCTACAATCAGCTTTATTCAGCACTATTGGCATACATAATACTGAAATTTACTTATACAACAATTACTAAAAAAATCATTGATAAACCACTTTCCTTATTGGGATTTACAAGACGATTGCTAGAAAATACCCTTCCGCTTGAATGGCACTTTTACATTCAGCAATTTTGTCATACGTTGCTTTTGCTTTAG
- the mqnE gene encoding aminofutalosine synthase MqnE — MTINLKQIENKILTGKRLTREDGLALYECNDLAWLGYMADTVRKRISGDYVYYNVNRHVNLTNICTSRCKFCAFGCDRDSKNAYAMDKERVLDLVANAAKDPDLKSLHIVSGLHPDWPFEYYVDMIQTIKEKFPELHLKGFTGVEITHFAKISGKSIREVLKALIDAGLEAMPGGGAEILSDRVRNELCPNKATAAEWLEVARTAHELGIKTNASMLYGHIETIEERIDHLLALRTLQDETSGFQTFICFPFHPDHTELAGQIKRTTLWDDLKTMAISRLMLDNINNIKAYWVMLTLPVAQLALGFGANDIDGTIQEEKIMHAAGAKSSTALTKEKLVETIKETGRTAVECDCNFNIIKIL, encoded by the coding sequence ATAAATTTGAAACAGATTGAGAATAAGATATTGACTGGTAAGCGTCTTACCCGTGAAGATGGATTAGCATTATATGAATGCAATGATTTAGCTTGGCTAGGATATATGGCGGATACAGTTCGTAAAAGAATAAGCGGTGATTACGTTTATTATAATGTCAATCGTCATGTAAATCTTACGAATATATGTACTTCACGATGTAAATTTTGCGCCTTTGGGTGTGATCGTGACAGCAAGAATGCTTATGCAATGGATAAGGAAAGGGTTTTAGATTTAGTAGCGAATGCAGCGAAAGATCCAGATTTAAAAAGCCTTCACATTGTGAGTGGGCTTCATCCGGATTGGCCTTTTGAATATTATGTTGATATGATTCAAACAATTAAAGAGAAGTTTCCTGAATTGCATTTAAAAGGCTTTACAGGTGTTGAAATTACACATTTCGCGAAAATATCCGGGAAATCTATTCGTGAAGTTTTAAAAGCGTTAATCGATGCAGGGCTAGAGGCCATGCCTGGTGGCGGTGCAGAGATTCTATCAGATCGAGTGAGAAATGAATTATGTCCGAATAAGGCGACGGCTGCTGAATGGTTAGAAGTTGCTAGGACTGCACATGAGCTTGGAATTAAGACGAATGCAAGCATGCTATATGGACATATTGAGACGATTGAAGAGAGAATCGATCATTTGCTAGCTTTACGGACTTTGCAGGATGAAACTAGTGGATTCCAAACTTTTATTTGTTTTCCTTTTCATCCTGATCATACAGAGTTGGCAGGACAAATCAAACGAACAACTTTGTGGGATGATTTAAAAACGATGGCAATTTCGCGGTTGATGCTTGATAATATTAATAATATAAAAGCATATTGGGTGATGCTCACGTTACCAGTTGCGCAATTGGCTTTAGGGTTTGGTGCCAATGATATCGATGGTACAATTCAGGAAGAAAAAATTATGCATGCAGCTGGTGCTAAATCTAGTACGGCATTAACCAAAGAAAAATTGGTAGAGACAATAAAAGAAACTGGGCGTACCGCTGTTGAGTGTGATTGTAATTTTAATATTATTAAGATTTTATAA
- a CDS encoding DUF2076 domain-containing protein, whose protein sequence is MMKIKKIFAIALVCFFAMYSVSFAAIGGGKAKFSAPKPSTSQSAPKAADTAKSGYKSSAPAKNYSDKAPEANSKANVQQQAGAKAQSGSFMGSAMRNIGLLAGGMMLGSLLGSMFGMGTGLFADILGLVANIFIFGAIFMLGSILWSKYKNRNNDRDRYERNNRN, encoded by the coding sequence TTGATGAAAATAAAAAAAATATTTGCAATTGCGTTGGTATGTTTCTTTGCAATGTATTCAGTTAGTTTTGCGGCGATTGGTGGAGGAAAAGCAAAATTTTCAGCGCCAAAACCTTCTACTTCGCAGTCTGCACCGAAAGCAGCGGATACAGCTAAAAGTGGTTACAAATCTTCTGCTCCGGCGAAAAATTATAGTGATAAAGCGCCAGAGGCAAATAGTAAAGCAAATGTACAACAACAGGCTGGGGCTAAAGCGCAGTCAGGTTCCTTTATGGGAAGCGCAATGCGTAATATTGGTTTATTGGCTGGCGGGATGATGTTAGGCAGTTTACTTGGAAGTATGTTTGGTATGGGAACAGGCTTATTTGCAGATATCTTAGGATTGGTAGCAAATATTTTTATCTTTGGTGCAATTTTTATGCTAGGCAGTATTCTTTGGAGTAAATATAAGAATAGAAATAATGATAGAGATCGTTATGAGCGTAATAATCGCAACTGA
- a CDS encoding universal stress protein — protein MIELKRILVPVDGSESSDKAVVKAVELAELCNAEIDFIYVSHLSDETDSKSAHILWLPESVAGSVKKISQAILSNAVRQVPEGVRYQTYTKYGIPAEAILAFSEEVKSDLIVLGARGLGFLDGFLLGSVSKFLLEHARCPVMVLK, from the coding sequence ATGATCGAGTTGAAGCGTATTTTGGTTCCAGTAGATGGTTCAGAAAGTTCGGATAAGGCTGTGGTGAAGGCTGTAGAATTGGCAGAACTTTGTAATGCAGAAATTGATTTTATTTATGTATCCCATCTTTCAGATGAAACAGATAGTAAATCTGCACACATTTTATGGCTGCCGGAATCTGTAGCGGGATCGGTTAAAAAGATCAGTCAAGCGATTTTAAGTAATGCAGTGCGTCAAGTTCCAGAGGGAGTACGCTACCAGACTTATACGAAATATGGGATTCCAGCAGAAGCTATTTTGGCTTTTTCGGAGGAAGTTAAGAGTGATCTGATCGTGTTAGGCGCCAGAGGTCTTGGCTTCTTAGATGGTTTTTTACTTGGCAGCGTGAGTAAATTTTTGCTTGAACATGCGCGATGCCCAGTCATGGTGTTGAAGTGA
- a CDS encoding ArsR/SmtB family transcription factor produces the protein MNAKLHLLPNEVTQSLSDTFKILGDQTRIKILSLLIDNEMCVCDIAETLQMGQSAISHQLRVLRSARLVKFRKDGKAAWYSLDDEHVVSLINQGLEHINHS, from the coding sequence ATGAATGCGAAATTACACCTTCTGCCTAATGAAGTTACCCAAAGCCTTTCTGATACTTTTAAAATTTTAGGAGATCAGACACGTATAAAAATTTTAAGTTTACTCATTGATAATGAAATGTGCGTCTGTGATATTGCCGAGACGTTACAAATGGGACAATCTGCTATTTCACATCAACTCAGGGTATTAAGAAGTGCTAGACTAGTCAAATTTCGTAAGGACGGCAAAGCTGCCTGGTATTCACTTGATGACGAACACGTCGTTTCCCTGATCAACCAAGGGCTAGAACACATAAATCACAGCTAA
- the ilvA gene encoding threonine ammonia-lyase yields the protein MTDKAKTDFSSIIENTSIADVYRAAKQLAGITKKTELIYSPYFSLNSGNKVFIKPENLQNTGSFKLRGAYNKISQLSEEEKAKGVIAASAGNHAQGVAYAAQQLNVKAVIAMPATTPIIKVEATRSYGAEVVLHGDSYDDAYSKAVELQKEHGYVFIHPFDDLEVLLGQGTTALEIYDELKDVDAILVPIGGGGFASGVALASKFINPNVKVIGIEPAGAACIKHSLEKGKVSSLSKIDTVAEGTAVKTPGKLTFEFIKKYVDEVITVSEFEIMSALLSLIEKHKLIAEGAGVLSLAALNQLKFKDKKVVAIVSGGNIDISTISALINKALIARGRVFCFAVNLPDKPGQLLKVAEILASENANVIKLDHNQAKVTDSFKQVQLEVTVETHGQDHVNRVAHALEANGFHIQKIY from the coding sequence ATGACAGACAAAGCCAAAACAGATTTTTCATCAATCATTGAAAACACATCGATTGCCGATGTTTACCGAGCCGCAAAACAACTAGCTGGTATTACCAAAAAAACTGAATTGATTTATAGTCCATATTTTAGCTTAAATTCTGGTAACAAAGTTTTCATTAAACCAGAAAATCTCCAAAATACCGGTTCATTTAAACTACGCGGTGCTTACAATAAAATCAGTCAACTTTCCGAAGAAGAAAAAGCAAAAGGCGTCATTGCAGCCTCCGCTGGTAATCATGCACAAGGCGTTGCTTATGCTGCACAGCAGCTTAACGTAAAAGCAGTGATTGCCATGCCTGCAACCACACCAATTATTAAAGTTGAAGCAACCCGCAGCTATGGTGCTGAAGTTGTTTTACACGGCGACAGCTATGATGATGCCTACAGCAAGGCAGTCGAGCTTCAGAAAGAACATGGTTACGTCTTCATACACCCTTTCGACGACCTCGAAGTCTTACTTGGACAAGGTACTACCGCATTAGAAATATACGATGAATTAAAGGATGTAGATGCCATATTAGTCCCAATTGGCGGTGGTGGATTCGCAAGCGGGGTTGCCCTTGCAAGTAAATTTATTAATCCTAACGTCAAAGTCATTGGCATCGAACCTGCAGGTGCTGCTTGTATCAAACACTCTCTGGAGAAAGGCAAAGTCAGCTCACTCTCCAAAATTGATACAGTCGCTGAAGGTACAGCCGTTAAAACACCGGGAAAATTAACCTTTGAATTTATAAAAAAATATGTCGACGAAGTAATTACGGTTTCTGAATTCGAAATAATGTCTGCACTATTATCCTTGATCGAAAAACATAAACTCATTGCCGAAGGTGCTGGAGTTCTCTCCCTAGCTGCTCTAAATCAATTAAAGTTCAAAGATAAAAAAGTTGTAGCCATCGTCAGCGGCGGAAACATCGATATCTCAACAATCTCCGCACTCATTAATAAAGCATTAATCGCACGCGGTCGTGTCTTCTGCTTCGCGGTGAATTTACCAGATAAACCAGGCCAGCTTCTGAAAGTCGCAGAAATTTTGGCCAGCGAAAATGCGAATGTAATTAAACTGGACCATAACCAAGCTAAAGTAACAGACAGCTTTAAGCAAGTACAACTCGAAGTAACCGTAGAAACTCACGGACAAGACCATGTAAACCGTGTAGCACATGCATTAGAAGCCAATGGGTTTCATATTCAAAAAATATATTAA